A stretch of Anaeromyxobacter dehalogenans 2CP-1 DNA encodes these proteins:
- a CDS encoding Hsp70 family protein, translating to MERLPSDVIIGIDLGTTNSCAALAVGDGQVKLIPYKGGEYTIPSIFAIDDKGHELIGQEAKRQWQLNPRNTLYATKRLIGRAPKDDVVESVQRSVQYRVHAGDLNDVALDCHGRSFHVPEVSAKILGKIRDVASDHLGIPVKRAVVTVPAYFTDRQRQAVKEAGTLVDLEVVRIINEPTAAALAYGIGKRLDQRVLVYDLGGGTFDVSIIEIRDRVFEVKATGGDIFLGGLDFDNAVIGYVLDDFRRKHGIDLSSDPVAMQRIKDLAERTKIDLSARTEAPFSIPFITMTAQGQPLNMDLRFDRTLLEALTHHLVDRSIEIMAGVMVDAGVGAADIDEVMLVGGQTRMPIIQDRLTRYFGRPPSKGVHPDEAVAIGAALYGWSLRETSDLRIQLLDVIPMAIGIEQAGGTMHVVFPRNASIPNARTIAATNAVDGQRELVVRIFQGDHGLTAQNELLGEFTFSGVRPCRAGEVRLEIAFEVNVEGILSMSARDLDTGRQMRTTVRVTSS from the coding sequence ATGGAGCGGCTGCCCAGCGACGTCATCATCGGGATCGACCTCGGCACCACGAACTCGTGCGCCGCGCTGGCCGTCGGCGACGGCCAGGTCAAGCTCATCCCGTACAAGGGCGGCGAGTACACCATCCCGTCGATCTTCGCGATCGACGACAAGGGCCACGAGCTCATCGGCCAGGAGGCCAAGCGGCAGTGGCAGCTGAACCCGCGCAACACCCTCTACGCCACCAAGCGCCTCATCGGGCGCGCCCCCAAGGACGACGTGGTCGAGTCGGTGCAGCGCTCGGTGCAGTACCGGGTCCACGCCGGCGACCTGAACGACGTGGCGCTCGACTGCCACGGCCGCAGCTTCCACGTGCCCGAGGTGAGCGCGAAGATCCTCGGCAAGATCCGCGACGTCGCCTCCGACCACCTGGGCATCCCGGTGAAGCGCGCGGTGGTGACCGTGCCCGCGTACTTCACCGACCGCCAGCGCCAGGCGGTGAAGGAGGCGGGCACGCTGGTGGATCTCGAGGTGGTGCGGATCATCAACGAGCCGACCGCCGCCGCGCTCGCCTACGGCATCGGGAAGCGGCTCGACCAGCGGGTGCTGGTCTACGACCTGGGCGGCGGCACGTTCGACGTCTCGATCATCGAGATCCGCGACCGCGTCTTCGAGGTGAAGGCCACCGGCGGCGACATCTTCCTGGGCGGCCTCGACTTCGACAACGCGGTCATCGGGTACGTGCTCGACGACTTCCGCCGCAAGCACGGCATCGACCTGTCGTCGGACCCGGTCGCGATGCAGCGGATCAAGGACCTGGCCGAGCGGACCAAGATCGACCTGTCGGCCCGCACCGAGGCGCCGTTCTCGATCCCGTTCATCACGATGACCGCGCAGGGCCAGCCGCTCAACATGGACCTGCGCTTCGACCGCACGCTGCTCGAGGCGCTCACGCATCACCTGGTGGACCGGTCGATCGAGATCATGGCCGGGGTGATGGTCGACGCGGGCGTCGGCGCGGCCGACATCGACGAGGTGATGCTGGTGGGCGGGCAGACCCGCATGCCCATCATCCAGGACCGCCTCACCCGCTACTTCGGCCGTCCGCCGTCCAAGGGCGTCCACCCGGACGAGGCGGTCGCCATCGGCGCGGCGCTGTACGGGTGGTCGCTGCGCGAGACCTCGGATCTCCGCATCCAGCTCCTCGACGTGATCCCGATGGCCATCGGCATCGAGCAGGCGGGCGGGACGATGCACGTCGTGTTCCCGCGCAACGCCTCGATCCCGAACGCGCGGACCATCGCCGCGACGAACGCGGTGGACGGCCAGCGCGAGTTGGTGGTGCGGATCTTCCAGGGCGACCACGGGCTCACCGCGCAGAACGAGCTGCTGGGCGAGTTCACCTTCAGCGGGGTCCGGCCCTGCCGCGCCGGCGAGGTGCGGCTGGAGATCGCGTTCGAGGTGAACGTCGAGGGGATCCTCTCCATGAGCGCCCGCGACCTCGACACCGGCCGGCAGATGCGCACCACGGTGCGCGTCACCTCGAGCTGA
- a CDS encoding DUF6600 domain-containing protein, which translates to MLRRTLTLVALAAVAAPALPRADDREWEEDYTDQWSDERPADYDVSVDLNDAPGAVTFDTFQGALSPYGQWVVVGGYGRVWRPYVAAGWRPYYYGRWEWTSEGWLWVSDEPFGWAAYHYGRWTFDPGYGWVWIPGYQWAPAWVAWRYSGDVVGWAPLGPGVSIYVSSYPFVDTWWTFVPCGSFVSYPVYRVAYGPRYTRQYFYATAPAPPMGGGRAVPGRPGGVRPAPGRPAWGGPARGVIEQRLGRPVTPVRVVAAPAPGPARARPGEVSIYRPDARPAPGARSDGGRVAPGSAPSRGDGRGAPGYAPPSRGENRGTPGYAPPSGGATRGAPGYAPPRGGENRGTPGYAPPRGGGPSAAPPARGPSAAPPARGGRAPDAGPRGEVPRAAPGYARQDRGGDAGAYGGSYGSYGAPARAAPPVRSAPAYSAPAARSAPAYSAPAARSAPAYSAPARAASPRAAPPAASHGGGRAAPTAPGRGGDRR; encoded by the coding sequence ATGCTCCGCCGCACGCTCACCCTCGTCGCCCTCGCGGCCGTCGCCGCGCCGGCCCTGCCGCGCGCCGACGACCGGGAGTGGGAGGAGGACTACACCGACCAGTGGTCGGACGAGCGCCCCGCCGACTACGACGTCTCGGTGGACCTGAACGACGCTCCGGGCGCCGTCACGTTCGACACCTTCCAGGGCGCGCTCTCGCCGTACGGCCAGTGGGTCGTGGTGGGCGGGTACGGCCGCGTGTGGCGGCCGTACGTCGCCGCCGGATGGCGCCCGTACTACTACGGCCGCTGGGAGTGGACGAGCGAAGGGTGGCTGTGGGTCTCCGACGAGCCGTTCGGCTGGGCCGCGTACCACTACGGCCGCTGGACCTTCGACCCCGGCTACGGCTGGGTCTGGATCCCCGGCTACCAGTGGGCGCCGGCGTGGGTGGCCTGGCGCTACTCCGGCGACGTGGTCGGCTGGGCGCCGCTCGGGCCGGGCGTCTCGATCTACGTCTCGAGCTATCCGTTCGTGGACACCTGGTGGACGTTCGTGCCGTGCGGCAGCTTCGTCTCCTACCCGGTGTACCGGGTGGCGTACGGGCCGCGCTACACGCGCCAGTACTTCTACGCCACCGCGCCGGCGCCGCCGATGGGCGGCGGGCGCGCGGTGCCCGGGCGGCCCGGCGGCGTGCGCCCGGCTCCTGGCCGGCCGGCGTGGGGCGGCCCGGCGCGAGGCGTGATCGAGCAGCGGCTCGGTCGTCCGGTCACGCCGGTGCGCGTGGTCGCGGCGCCCGCACCCGGGCCGGCCCGTGCGCGGCCCGGCGAGGTCTCCATCTACCGGCCCGACGCGCGGCCGGCGCCCGGCGCGCGTTCCGACGGCGGCCGGGTCGCCCCCGGCAGCGCGCCCTCTCGCGGCGACGGCCGCGGTGCGCCGGGGTACGCGCCGCCCTCGCGCGGCGAGAACCGTGGCACCCCGGGCTACGCACCGCCGTCCGGCGGCGCGACCCGCGGCGCCCCCGGCTACGCGCCGCCCCGCGGCGGCGAGAACCGCGGCACCCCGGGCTACGCGCCGCCGCGCGGCGGCGGCCCCTCCGCCGCGCCGCCGGCCCGCGGTCCCTCCGCGGCGCCGCCCGCGCGCGGTGGCCGGGCGCCCGACGCGGGCCCGCGCGGCGAGGTGCCGCGCGCCGCCCCCGGCTACGCGCGCCAGGACCGCGGCGGAGACGCCGGGGCCTACGGCGGCTCGTATGGCTCCTACGGCGCCCCCGCCCGCGCCGCGCCGCCGGTTCGCAGCGCCCCGGCGTACTCGGCCCCTGCGGCCCGCAGCGCCCCGGCGTACTCCGCCCCCGCGGCCCGCAGCGCGCCGGCGTACTCGGCGCCCGCCCGCGCCGCGTCGCCGCGCGCGGCCCCGCCCGCCGCATCGCACGGCGGCGGGCGCGCGGCGCCGACCGCGCCCGGCAGGGGCGGCGACCGGCGCTAG
- the clpX gene encoding ATP-dependent Clp protease ATP-binding subunit ClpX codes for MSRKEHHHGNLSCSFCGKGQREVRKLIAGPTVYICDECIRLCNDIIAEEAERDEGRPAVSLPTPAEIKSFLDDYVVGQDRAKKVLSVAVYNHYKRVYSRKPARPARPGQARAAQDDVELQKSNILLIGPTGSGKTLLAQSLARFLNVPFTIADATSLTEAGYVGEDVENIIQNLLHNADYDVEKASRGIVYVDEIDKIARKGDTPSPTRDVGGEGVQQALLKIIEGTRANVTPRGGKKYNQQEYIQVDTSNVLFIVGGAFCGLEQVIRRRVGVKGLGFGAKIERKEEASLGELLARVEPGDLVRFGMIPEFVGRLPIIATLSDLSEDDLVTILTQPKNALTKQYIKLFDLEKVKLSFTKESLRATAREAMRRKSGARGLRAILEQAMLDIMYDVPYREGVKECKITEGVIVNREPPLLSFEKEKRTA; via the coding sequence GTGAGCCGGAAAGAGCATCACCACGGAAACCTGTCCTGCTCGTTCTGCGGCAAGGGCCAGCGGGAGGTCCGCAAGCTCATCGCGGGGCCCACGGTCTACATCTGCGACGAGTGCATCCGCCTCTGCAACGACATCATCGCGGAGGAGGCCGAGCGGGACGAGGGCCGTCCGGCCGTCTCGCTGCCCACCCCGGCCGAGATCAAGAGCTTCCTCGACGATTACGTGGTCGGCCAGGACCGCGCCAAGAAGGTCCTCTCGGTCGCGGTCTACAACCACTACAAGCGCGTCTACTCCCGCAAGCCCGCCCGGCCGGCGCGCCCGGGGCAGGCGCGCGCGGCGCAGGACGACGTCGAGCTGCAGAAGTCGAACATCCTGCTCATCGGGCCCACCGGCTCGGGCAAGACGCTGCTGGCGCAGTCGCTGGCGCGCTTCCTCAACGTTCCGTTCACCATCGCCGACGCGACCAGCCTCACCGAGGCGGGCTACGTGGGCGAGGACGTCGAGAACATCATCCAGAACCTGCTGCACAACGCCGACTACGACGTGGAGAAGGCGTCGCGCGGCATCGTCTACGTCGACGAGATCGACAAGATCGCGCGCAAGGGTGACACGCCCTCGCCGACCCGCGACGTGGGCGGGGAAGGCGTCCAGCAGGCGCTCCTCAAGATCATCGAGGGCACGCGCGCCAACGTCACCCCGCGAGGCGGCAAGAAGTACAACCAGCAGGAGTACATCCAGGTCGACACCTCGAACGTGCTCTTCATCGTCGGCGGCGCGTTCTGCGGGCTGGAGCAGGTGATCCGCCGGCGCGTGGGCGTGAAGGGGCTCGGCTTCGGGGCCAAGATCGAGCGCAAGGAGGAGGCTAGCCTGGGCGAGCTGCTCGCGCGGGTGGAGCCCGGCGACCTGGTGCGCTTCGGGATGATCCCCGAGTTCGTCGGCCGCCTGCCCATCATCGCGACGCTGTCCGATCTGAGCGAGGACGACCTCGTCACCATCCTCACGCAGCCGAAGAACGCGCTCACGAAGCAGTACATCAAGCTCTTCGACCTGGAGAAGGTGAAGCTCTCCTTCACCAAGGAGTCGCTGCGGGCGACCGCCCGCGAGGCGATGCGGCGCAAGTCGGGCGCGCGCGGCCTGCGCGCCATCCTCGAGCAGGCCATGCTCGACATCATGTACGACGTGCCGTACCGGGAAGGCGTGAAGGAGTGCAAGATCACCGAGGGTGTGATCGTCAACCGGGAGCCGCCGCTCCTGAGCTTCGAGAAGGAGAAGCGGACCGCCTGA
- a CDS encoding AgmX/PglI C-terminal domain-containing protein — protein sequence MAPGTEPNPINDDPALEGGEWLFRRAGEVFGPVDSRTLAAMLYRGELEPTTPVSSGDGHWTPVGELPPFVVHAKKAQAALRVEREVTGARLLRQRRGRRKALAVAAAALLLVAGAIGGAFLMARRSAGTNPLLEDFGAGIRIASVARVGVSSRAAPDDEIEVPLDGGPGEGTPGAGPGGGGGARGALRREPGLTGRGGPAGRAASGDVSGGELVAAQFDERKIQSVVAREQRTLVPCFRAEAARSPEFRGDVPIEFAIGNDGRVAALWVDDPRFKQGALRDCLLQALHGWRFDPFPGQRPTVSLAFRIGQ from the coding sequence ATGGCGCCAGGCACCGAACCGAATCCCATCAACGACGACCCGGCCCTCGAGGGCGGCGAGTGGCTGTTCCGCCGCGCCGGCGAGGTGTTCGGGCCGGTGGACTCCCGCACGCTCGCCGCGATGCTGTACCGGGGCGAGCTCGAGCCGACCACGCCGGTGTCCTCCGGCGACGGCCACTGGACGCCGGTGGGCGAGCTCCCGCCGTTCGTGGTCCACGCCAAGAAGGCGCAGGCCGCCCTGCGCGTCGAGCGCGAGGTGACCGGGGCGCGACTGCTCCGGCAGCGGCGCGGCCGACGCAAGGCCCTGGCGGTCGCGGCCGCCGCGCTCCTGCTCGTCGCCGGCGCGATCGGCGGCGCGTTCCTGATGGCCCGCCGGAGCGCCGGGACCAACCCGCTGCTCGAGGACTTCGGCGCGGGCATCCGCATCGCCTCGGTGGCGCGGGTCGGCGTCTCCAGCCGCGCGGCGCCGGACGACGAGATCGAGGTCCCGCTCGACGGCGGCCCCGGCGAGGGGACGCCGGGCGCGGGGCCCGGCGGCGGCGGCGGGGCGCGAGGCGCGCTTCGGCGCGAGCCGGGCCTGACCGGGCGCGGCGGTCCGGCGGGGCGCGCGGCGAGCGGCGACGTGAGCGGCGGCGAGCTGGTCGCGGCGCAGTTCGACGAGCGGAAGATCCAGTCGGTGGTGGCGCGCGAGCAGCGCACGCTCGTCCCGTGCTTCCGCGCCGAGGCGGCCCGCTCGCCCGAGTTCCGCGGCGACGTGCCCATCGAGTTCGCGATCGGGAACGACGGCCGCGTGGCCGCGCTCTGGGTGGACGACCCGCGCTTCAAGCAGGGCGCGCTGCGCGATTGCCTGCTGCAGGCGCTCCACGGCTGGCGCTTCGACCCGTTCCCGGGGCAGCGCCCGACCGTGTCGCTCGCGTTCCGCATCGGCCAGTGA
- the truA gene encoding tRNA pseudouridine(38-40) synthase TruA: protein MERRSYALRLAYDGGRFRGFQRQPGLPTVQQALEEALERLGVRAQLHVAARTDAGVHALAQVVSFSARAALDPVALRGGLNEGLPEGILVLDAARVGPSFHARGSAIARTYVYLVGAPPPVGLRPYAWTLPDARAFPDLAEVPPLDAAAMREALGHAVGEHDFVGFARPGEQRGTVRTLLRAEVIEAGWAPLVAVVLEGKGFLRAMVRNLVGTAVAAGLGRAPPDVIRTLLATRGRYRGVRAPGWGLTLAAVRYPDGTWPSRAAPPDPAAPR, encoded by the coding sequence ATGGAACGGCGCTCCTACGCACTGCGGCTCGCCTACGACGGCGGCCGGTTCCGGGGATTCCAGCGGCAGCCCGGGCTGCCGACCGTGCAGCAGGCGCTGGAGGAGGCGCTGGAGCGGCTCGGGGTGCGGGCCCAGCTCCACGTCGCGGCCCGCACCGACGCCGGCGTGCACGCCCTCGCGCAGGTCGTCAGCTTCTCCGCGCGCGCCGCGCTCGACCCGGTGGCGCTGCGGGGGGGACTGAACGAGGGCCTGCCCGAGGGGATCCTGGTGCTGGACGCGGCGCGGGTCGGCCCGTCGTTCCACGCGCGCGGCTCGGCGATCGCGCGCACCTACGTCTACCTCGTGGGCGCTCCGCCGCCGGTGGGGCTGCGCCCGTACGCGTGGACGCTGCCCGACGCGCGCGCGTTCCCGGACCTCGCCGAGGTCCCGCCCCTCGACGCCGCGGCCATGCGCGAGGCGCTCGGGCACGCGGTCGGCGAGCACGACTTCGTCGGCTTCGCCCGCCCCGGCGAGCAGCGCGGCACGGTGCGGACCCTGCTCCGCGCCGAGGTGATCGAGGCGGGCTGGGCACCGCTCGTGGCGGTGGTGCTGGAGGGCAAGGGGTTCCTGCGCGCGATGGTGCGGAACCTGGTGGGCACCGCGGTCGCGGCCGGCCTCGGCCGCGCCCCGCCGGACGTGATCCGCACCCTGCTCGCGACGCGCGGCCGCTACCGCGGCGTCCGCGCGCCGGGCTGGGGGCTCACGCTCGCAGCGGTGCGCTATCCGGACGGTACGTGGCCGTCGCGCGCGGCGCCGCCGGACCCGGCAGCGCCTCGATGA
- a CDS encoding ribbon-helix-helix domain-containing protein codes for MHPADIAPESLESSAVEGNPNRLEPMLVRLPPALAAELRNLARKTRVRQSDYLREAVADLLAKYGHLPDQRSAM; via the coding sequence ATGCACCCCGCCGATATCGCACCCGAGTCCCTGGAGAGCAGCGCCGTCGAAGGCAACCCGAACCGGCTCGAGCCCATGCTGGTGCGCCTGCCCCCGGCGCTCGCCGCCGAGCTGCGCAACCTGGCGCGGAAGACGCGCGTGCGCCAGTCGGACTACCTCCGGGAGGCGGTCGCCGACCTGCTCGCGAAGTACGGCCACCTGCCGGACCAGCGGAGCGCGATGTGA
- the larE gene encoding ATP-dependent sacrificial sulfur transferase LarE, translating to MRPDDLDAIRRASEPKLARLKSDVAACGSALVAFSAGVDSTFVLAVAREVLGPGAVALTAHSPSVPLAERAEARALAARLGARHLEVDSHEQDDPRYLANGADRCYFCKSELYRLCEHAAREAGLAAILDGFNADDRRDHRPGHQAALERRIRSPLAEAGLGKQEVRAWSAAYGLPTWDKPQMACLASRIPYGTPVTPERLAQVERAEAGLRALGLRDFRVRHHGEIGRVEVGEGELEAAFARRAALVEAVKAAGFRLAVLDLEPFRSGRMNALAGIALPVVDG from the coding sequence ATGCGCCCCGACGACCTCGACGCGATCCGCCGGGCCTCCGAGCCCAAGCTCGCCCGGCTCAAATCGGACGTCGCCGCCTGCGGCAGCGCCCTGGTGGCGTTCTCGGCCGGCGTGGACTCCACGTTCGTGCTCGCGGTCGCGCGCGAGGTGCTGGGCCCCGGCGCGGTGGCCCTCACGGCGCACTCGCCGTCGGTCCCGCTGGCGGAGCGCGCCGAGGCGCGCGCGCTCGCGGCCCGGCTCGGGGCGCGCCACCTCGAGGTGGACAGCCACGAGCAGGACGACCCGCGCTACCTCGCGAACGGCGCCGACCGCTGCTACTTCTGCAAGTCCGAGCTGTACCGGCTCTGCGAGCACGCGGCGCGCGAGGCGGGGCTCGCCGCGATCCTCGACGGCTTCAACGCCGACGACCGCCGCGACCACCGGCCCGGCCACCAGGCCGCGCTGGAGCGTCGGATCCGCTCGCCGCTGGCGGAGGCCGGCCTCGGCAAGCAGGAGGTGCGGGCCTGGAGCGCGGCCTACGGGCTGCCGACCTGGGACAAGCCGCAGATGGCGTGCCTCGCGTCCCGGATTCCCTACGGCACGCCGGTCACGCCGGAGCGCCTGGCCCAGGTGGAGCGGGCGGAGGCGGGGCTGCGGGCGCTCGGGCTTCGCGACTTCCGGGTGCGGCACCACGGCGAGATCGGGCGCGTCGAGGTGGGGGAGGGCGAGCTGGAGGCCGCGTTCGCGCGCCGCGCCGCCCTGGTCGAGGCGGTGAAGGCGGCCGGCTTCCGGCTCGCGGTGCTCGATCTGGAGCCGTTCCGCTCCGGGCGGATGAACGCGCTCGCCGGCATCGCGCTGCCCGTCGTCGACGGCTGA
- the cysC gene encoding adenylyl-sulfate kinase, whose translation METQHGAGFVVWLTGMNRAGKSTLASHLVARLAAAGRPATLLDEDGEAALLLEGLGTLKDDRAKVVARLGFVAKAVMRSGGIAVCAALSPNRDAREQLRREARRFVEVFVDCSMEKLRERDPEGLYAKALAGELKGVPGVDVPYEPPARPEVVVHTDQLSVDECVLRVLQAMVDAKVIGPAEFGRLTGGQRPRRARPEPAAKPKAAKAAPKAASAGGARRKLDARQAARRPPRKAAASPAKGAKRRR comes from the coding sequence ATGGAGACGCAACACGGCGCCGGGTTCGTGGTCTGGCTCACCGGGATGAACCGGGCGGGCAAGAGCACCCTGGCTTCCCACCTGGTCGCGCGGCTCGCGGCCGCGGGCCGTCCCGCGACGCTGCTCGACGAGGACGGCGAGGCGGCGCTGCTGCTGGAGGGGCTGGGCACGCTCAAGGACGACCGGGCCAAGGTCGTCGCCCGGCTCGGGTTCGTCGCGAAGGCGGTGATGCGCTCGGGGGGGATCGCGGTCTGCGCCGCGCTCTCGCCGAACCGCGACGCGCGCGAGCAGCTCCGCCGCGAGGCGCGCCGCTTCGTCGAGGTCTTCGTGGACTGCTCCATGGAGAAGCTGCGGGAGCGCGATCCCGAGGGCCTCTACGCGAAGGCGCTCGCCGGCGAGCTGAAGGGGGTGCCCGGGGTGGACGTGCCCTACGAGCCGCCCGCGCGCCCGGAGGTGGTCGTGCACACCGACCAGCTCTCGGTGGACGAGTGCGTGCTGCGCGTGCTCCAGGCGATGGTGGACGCGAAGGTCATCGGCCCGGCCGAGTTCGGCCGCCTGACCGGCGGCCAGCGCCCGCGCCGCGCGCGCCCCGAGCCCGCCGCGAAGCCGAAGGCGGCGAAGGCGGCCCCGAAGGCCGCGTCCGCCGGCGGCGCACGCCGGAAGCTCGACGCGCGCCAGGCCGCCCGGCGCCCCCCGCGGAAGGCGGCGGCGAGCCCGGCCAAGGGCGCGAAGCGGCGCCGGTAG
- a CDS encoding HesA/MoeB/ThiF family protein, whose product MSLSDDRIARWARQLLVPGFGEDVQERLLGARVRVVGVDAVASAALVYLVQAGVGRLWLDDPEDVSPADLSGWLFPPSAVGSSRVDAARSALAPLSAFVQVDRYPTGGVPSAALVCAPSVVQAVTAAEAARRAGIPHVVVEPDGDGGAVISVPPGAPCYSCARSAAGAGRPPEPGVAALAALGAAELLHLMAQPGSVAGRRVELVRGVATARPTARLAGCACAGAQPAEA is encoded by the coding sequence ATGTCGCTGAGCGACGATCGGATCGCGCGCTGGGCCCGGCAGCTCCTGGTGCCCGGCTTCGGGGAGGACGTGCAAGAGCGGCTGCTCGGCGCCCGCGTGCGGGTGGTCGGGGTGGACGCGGTCGCGTCGGCGGCGCTCGTGTACCTGGTCCAGGCGGGCGTCGGTCGGCTCTGGCTCGACGATCCCGAGGACGTGTCGCCCGCAGATCTCTCCGGGTGGCTGTTCCCACCGTCGGCGGTCGGCTCCTCGCGGGTCGACGCGGCCCGGAGCGCGCTCGCGCCGCTGTCCGCCTTCGTGCAGGTGGACCGGTACCCGACCGGCGGCGTGCCCAGCGCGGCGCTCGTCTGCGCGCCTTCGGTGGTGCAGGCGGTCACCGCGGCGGAGGCGGCGCGCCGGGCCGGCATCCCGCACGTGGTCGTCGAGCCCGACGGCGACGGCGGCGCGGTGATCTCGGTGCCGCCGGGGGCGCCATGCTACTCGTGCGCGCGGTCCGCCGCGGGCGCGGGCCGCCCGCCGGAGCCGGGGGTCGCGGCGCTCGCCGCGCTCGGCGCGGCGGAGCTGCTCCACCTGATGGCCCAGCCGGGCAGCGTGGCCGGGCGGCGCGTCGAGCTGGTCCGCGGCGTGGCGACGGCCCGCCCCACCGCGCGGCTCGCCGGCTGCGCCTGCGCCGGCGCGCAGCCGGCCGAAGCCTGA
- a CDS encoding sulfurtransferase TusA family protein: protein MSGPEPAPSRIDIRAYACPMTWVKTRIALERLAEGERLEVWLRAGEPLESVPRSAEEDGHRVLAVEPLPGAGDGAFRLVLEKRRPADAPVLP from the coding sequence GTGAGCGGCCCCGAGCCCGCCCCGAGCCGGATCGACATCCGCGCCTACGCCTGCCCCATGACCTGGGTGAAGACGCGGATCGCGCTGGAGCGGCTCGCGGAGGGCGAGCGGCTCGAGGTGTGGCTGCGCGCCGGCGAGCCGCTGGAGAGCGTCCCGCGCAGCGCCGAGGAGGACGGCCACCGCGTGCTCGCGGTGGAGCCGCTGCCGGGAGCGGGCGACGGCGCGTTCCGTCTGGTCCTCGAGAAGCGCCGTCCCGCCGACGCGCCGGTGCTCCCGTGA